In Ostrea edulis chromosome 6, xbOstEdul1.1, whole genome shotgun sequence, a single window of DNA contains:
- the LOC125647522 gene encoding oxidoreductase HTATIP2-like: MRVLWFNCDCHSFPGVAIAVATLGIFWACLISIYDLATVHDAHTIHSMASGREPNLERFQKEGHSAFVVGYTGETGKALVTELNETKAFKRVVLIGRRQTNITEKLGEGFEEKVVDFDQLENYKDAFEGCDVGFNTLGTTRGKSGPEGFVKVDHDYVLKSAEIAKTSGCKHFIHTSSQGSDKNSSFLYPRTKGQVEESLKMMIFERLSIFRPGILLCDRQENRAGEAFFRTILKPIFYFFPTAISTPTEVVARAMLNNAISISSGNKTELFENKAIHMLAGSLKPKTSEMVKPDKKLPQDKTESEENLEL; encoded by the exons ATGAGAGTCTTGTGGTTTAACTGCGACTGTCACTCTTTTCCAGGCGTTGCAATTGCAGTTGCAACTTTAGGCATATTTTGGGCATGTTTAATAAGCATATATGATTTAGCAACTGTACATGACGCACATACTATTCACAG CATGGCCTCTGGGAGAGAACCAAATCTGGAAAGATTTCAGAAAGAAGGCCATTCGGCATTTGTCGTTGGTTACACAGGTGAAACTGGCAAAGCACTAGTTACTGAATTGAATGAGACAAAAGCTTTTAAAAGGGTGGTCCTGATTGGCAGAAGACAGACAAACATAACTGAGAAGCTGGGTGAAGGAttt GAAGAGAAAGTAGTGGATTTTGACCAGCTTGAAAATTACAAGGATGCTTTTGAGGGATGTGATGTTGGTTTCAATACCCTGGGCACAACAAGGGGAAAGAGTGGACCT GAGGGATTTGTTAAAGTTGACCATGACTATGTGTTGAAGTCAGCAGAGATTGCCAAGACCAGTGGCTGTAAGCACTTCATCCACACATCTTCTCAGGGCAGTGACAAAAACAGTTCTTTTTTATATCCAAGAACAAAG GGACAGGTTGAAGAGAGCTTGAaaatgatgatttttgaaagACTGTCAATTTTTAGACCAGG AATTTTGCTGTGTGACAGACAGGAAAATAGAGCAGGCGAAGCATTCTTTCGTACCATTCTGAAACCCATCTTCTACTTCTTCCCCACTGCAATATCCACACCGACAGAAGTGGTAGCCAGAGCAATGCTGAACAATGCTATTAGTATCTCTTCTGGAAACAAAACAGAATTATTTGAGAACAAAGCCATTCACATGTTAGCAGGCAGCTTAAAGCCAAAGACCAGTGAAATGGTAAAACCAGACAAGAAATTGCCCCAAGACAAAACCGAAAGCGAGGAAAATCTGGAACTATAA